In one window of Prionailurus bengalensis isolate Pbe53 chromosome B3, Fcat_Pben_1.1_paternal_pri, whole genome shotgun sequence DNA:
- the PSMC6 gene encoding 26S proteasome regulatory subunit 10B isoform X1, translating to MAIPGIPYERRLLIMADPRDKALQDYRKKLLEHKEIDGRLKELREQLKELTKQYEKSENDLKALQSVGQIVGEVLKQLTEEKFIVKATNGPRYVVGCRRQLDKSKLKPGTRVALDMTTLTIMRYLPREVDPLVYNMSHEDPGNVSYSEIGGLSEQIRELREVIELPLTNPELFQRVGIIPPKGCLLYGPPGTGKTLLARAVASQLDCNFLKVVSSSIVDKYIGESARLIREMFNYARDHQPCIIFMDEIDAIGGRRFSEGTSADREIQRTLMELLNQMDGFDTLHRVKMIMATNRPDTLDPALLRPGRLDRKIHIDLPNEQARLDILKIHAGPITKHGEIDYEAIVKLSDGFNGADLRNVCTEAGMFAIRADHDFVVQEDFMKAVRKVADSKKLESKLDYKPV from the exons ATGGCCATTCCCGGCATCCCCTATGAGCGACGGCTTCTCATCATGGCGGACCCTAGAGATAAGGCGCTTCAGGACTACCGCAAGAAGCTGCTGGAGCACAAGGAGATCGACGGCCGTCTCAAGGAAT tAAGGGAACAATTAAAAGAACTTACCAAGCAGTATGAAAAGTCTGAAAATGATCTGAAGGCCCTACAAAGTGTTGGGCAG attgTAGGTGAAGTACTTAAGCAACTAACTGAAGAAAAAT TCATTGTTAAAGCCACAAATGGACCACGATATGTTGTGGGTTGTCGTCGACag cTTGACAAAAGTAAGCTGAAGCCAGGAACAAGAGTTGCTTTGGATATGACTACACTAACTATCATGAG ATATTTGCCAAGAGAGGTGGATCCACTGGTCTACAACATGTCTCATGAGGACCCTGGGAATGTTTCTTATTCTGAGATTGGAGGACTATCAGAACAGATTCGGGAATTGAGAGAG GTGATAGAATTACCTCTTACAAACCCAGAATTATTCCAGCGTGTGGGAATAATACCTCCAAAAGGCTGTTTGTTATATGGACCACCAG GTACAGGAAAAACACTTTTGGCAAGAGCTGTTGCTAGCCAGCTGGACTGCAATTTCTTAAAG GTTGTATCTAGTTCTATTGTAGACAAGTACATTGGTGAAAGTGCTCGTTTGATCAGAGAAATGTTTAATTATGCCAGGGATCATCAACCATGCATCATTTTTATGGATGAAATAGATGCTATTG GTGGTCGTCGGTTTTCTGAGGGTACTTCAGCTGATAGAGAGATTCAGAGAACTTTAATGGAG ttACTGAATCAAATGGATGGATTTGATACTCTACATAGAGTTAAAATGATCATGGCTACAAACAGACCGGATACACTGGATCCTGCTTTGCTTCGTCCAGGAAGATTAGATAGAAAAATAC atattgatTTACCAAATGAGCAAGCAAGATTAGATATATTGAAAATCCATGCAGGTCCCATTACAAAGCATGGTGAAATAG ATTATGAAGCAATTGTGAAGCTTTCAGATGGCTTCAATGGAGCAGACCTGAGAAATGTTTGTACTGAAGCAG